A portion of the Pseudomonas synxantha BG33R genome contains these proteins:
- a CDS encoding YfgM family protein, giving the protein MSSTDDEQLAEFKDWWQRNGKPLVTGGLLALVVVFGWQAWTKYQANQSQGASIVYQQLLETTLTPDGKPDPAQVADLAGKLKNEFGGSTYAQYGSLFVAKVAVDTGKLDDAATELKAIADKPTNPTLGEIARQRLAQVLAAQNKADEALKLLDGDADKAFVATREELKGDLLVQLGRTDEAHAAYQKAKAALSDEAAVGGLQIKLDDLAKGDA; this is encoded by the coding sequence GTGTCGAGTACTGATGATGAGCAACTGGCCGAGTTCAAGGACTGGTGGCAGCGTAACGGCAAGCCCCTGGTCACTGGCGGCCTGCTGGCTTTAGTGGTGGTGTTCGGCTGGCAAGCCTGGACCAAGTATCAGGCCAACCAATCCCAGGGCGCCTCGATCGTTTACCAGCAATTGCTGGAAACTACCCTGACGCCGGACGGCAAGCCTGACCCTGCACAGGTGGCAGACCTGGCCGGCAAGCTGAAAAACGAATTCGGCGGTAGCACCTACGCCCAGTACGGCAGCCTGTTCGTCGCGAAAGTCGCGGTCGATACCGGCAAGCTGGATGACGCAGCCACCGAGCTGAAGGCCATTGCCGACAAGCCGACCAACCCGACCCTGGGTGAAATCGCACGTCAGCGCCTGGCACAGGTATTGGCGGCACAGAACAAGGCTGACGAAGCACTCAAACTGCTCGACGGCGATGCTGACAAGGCATTCGTGGCCACTCGCGAAGAGCTCAAGGGCGACCTGTTGGTCCAATTGGGTCGTACCGACGAAGCCCATGCTGCGTACCAAAAAGCCAAGGCGGCGCTGTCTGATGAAGCGGCGGTCGGTGGCTTACAAATCAAGCTCGACGACTTGGCCAAAGGGGATGCGTGA